In one Rhopalosiphum padi isolate XX-2018 chromosome 3, ASM2088224v1, whole genome shotgun sequence genomic region, the following are encoded:
- the LOC132927941 gene encoding epidermal growth factor receptor kinase substrate 8-like, whose protein sequence is MPGLKDMSMQQPGNNSKRELNEKPIMPYHRNSVNSNGYSTDGGQQSMAGEERNGDENNSAPTYVIEHLATFTVSKSTGIVYPADGMRRLLHLEKSNGIWSQKMQLRLDQSWVLIMDFETGVVMERFPISLVKEPTAFTSNDPMEIYNNILVFVVGQVDSRSEMHIFQSQSVPAQELVDDLKLLRSGKGINRKTRHVPPPPPTPPPNPPSNGVSVREQVSVFNAVAHHSDNITRVDDETSSTSSEKYERDVIVLNHCFDDIEKFIARLQHAAAASRELERRRRNRKSKKKDIGDGMLTMRAKPPPEIEFIDIFQKFKLSFNLLAKLKAHIHDPNAPELVHFLFTPLALIVDASHDTQYKPNIPSRVVSPLLTRDAINLLMNCVTSKETELWHSLGDAWLIPREQWKGYAAPYHPIFMDGWSPEYPIPVSDDHLTNVPTTGAIESKKSREEIKNSNPEGELRDTLYHHRDREHAGVGDDSSDYFEYEHEQSAMMGIRPQYTFNTSGNYSGHHQEQFGPDDRDDSHSLEGESEPDFNTLSLHSPPRMDKERADNMAARSDISADSIERNNASGPGSERFERAQARWLEDMRARGVKIVQVTYPRTANNDKELSVVRGELLEILDDSRKWWKARNNRSQVAHVPHTIVTPFNPMLDSNDIFTNPVYAKGYDKRSASQSQNYTQESIKSEFVDQSMSSDPSRSTSVQPPVPAPADWVRKERIGKKGEFRYF, encoded by the exons ATGCCTGGATTGAAAGATATGTCGATGCAACAACCAGGAAATAATAGtaaaag agaACTAAACGAAAAACCAATAATGCCTTACCATCGAAACAGCGTCAATTCAAATGGGTACTCAACAG atggagGCCAACAAAGTATGGCTGGTGAGGAGAGGAATGGCGATGAAAATAATTCAGCTCCAACTTATGTAATCGAACATTTAGCCACATTTACGGTTTCGAAAAGTACTGGTATAGTTTATCCAGCTGATGGCATGAGGAGACTATTGCACCTTGAAAAATCAAACGGTATTTGGTCACAAAAAATGCAACTGCGTCTTGATCAATCTTGGGTTTTGataatggattttgaaacaGGT GTTGTAATGGAACGATTTCCAATTTCATTAGTAAAAGAACCAACTGCTTTTACGAGTAACGATCCAatggaaatttataataatattctagtaTTTGTAGTTGGTCAAGTTGATTCACGATCAGAGATGCACATATTTCaa AGTCAAAGTGTACCAGCTCAAGAATTAGTTGACGATCTAAAGCTTCTGAGGTCTGGAAAAGGAATTAATAGAAAGACAAGACATGTACCACCGCCTCCCCCAACACCGCCACCAAATCCACCATCAAACGGTGTCAGTGTACGAGAACAAGTGTCTGTTTTTAATGCTGTTGCTCATc attctgataaTATCACTCGAGTTGATGATGAAACAAGTTCGACTTCTAGTGAAAAATATGAGAGAGATGTTATAGTACTGAATCACTGCTTCGATGATATTGAGAAATTCATTGCAAGGTTACAACATGCTGCTGCTGCATCTCGAGAACTAGAACGCCGGAGaag GAACCGTAAATCTAAAAAGAAGGACATAGGTGACGGAATGCTTACAATGAGAGCTAAACCACCTCCAGAAATTGAGTTTATTGATATCTTTCAAAAATTCAAACTGTCGTTTAATCTTTTG GCTAAACTAAAAGCTCATATTCATGATCCAAATGCTCCAGAACTTGTACATTTCTTGTTCACTCCATTGGCATTGATTGTTGATGCTTCTCACGACACTCAATATAAACCAAACATTCCATCTAGAGTTGTATCACCTTTACTCACAAGGGACGCAATTAATCTTTTGATGAACTGTGTAACCAGTAAAGAAACAGAACTATGGCATTCTTTAGGCGATGCTTGGCTTATACCAag AGAACAATGGAAAGGCTATGCGGCTCCTTACCATCCAATTTTTATGGATGGGTGGTCACCAGAATATCCAATTCCAGTTTCTGATGATCATTTAACTAATGTTCCAACTACCGGTGCAATTGAATCAAAGAAATCAagagaagaaattaaaaattcaaatcctGAG GGAGAATTACGTGACACTTTATATCACCATCGTGATCGAGAACATGCTGGGGTTGGTGATGATAGTAGtgattattttgaatatgaACACGAACAGTCAGCTATGATGGGCATTAGACCACAGTATACGTTTAACACTAGTGGTAATTATTCTGGTCATCATCAAGAGCAATTTGGACCAGATGATAG AGATGATTCACACAGTTTGGAAGGCGAGTCTGAACCTGATTTTAATACACTGTCACTTCATAGTCCACCAAGAATGGATAAAGAACGTGCAGATAATATGGCGGCACGCAGTGACATATCTGCTGATTCGATTGAGCGTAATAATGCAAGTGGACCGGGAAGTGAGAGATTTGAAAGAGCTCAAGCTAGATGGTTAGAAGACATGCGGGCTCGAGGTGTGAAAATAGTCCAAGTAACTTATCCTAGAACAGCAAATAATGATAAGGAATTATCTGTTGTACGCGGTGAATTGTTAGAA ATTTTGGACGATAGTAGAAAATGGTGGAAAGCTCGAAATAACCGTTCACAAGTGGCTCATGTACCTCATACCATTGTTACACCATTTAATCCAATGCTGGACTCAAACGATATATTTACAAATCCAGTGTATGCTAAAGGGTATGATAAAAGATCAGCTTCGCAATCACAAAATTACACACAA gAGTCTATAAAGAGTGAATTTGTTGATCAAAGCATGAGTTCTGATCCATCCAGAAGTACTTCTGTACAACCACCAGTTCCAGCACCGGCTGATTGGGTACGAAAAGAACGAATTGGTAAAAAGGGAGAATtccgttatttttaa